The Mangrovibacillus cuniculi sequence CATATGCTCTCGCCAATTGATGAATTAGCCGTTGGTGTAGAAGCTGTAAGAGAAGGAAATCTCCTTCTTTTAGACAATCCATATTCTGACGAATTCTCTAAGTTAATTCGTGGGTACAACCACATGGTAAATGCAATAGATACGCGGGATGAAGATAACCGTCTGCTGTTAGAAAGTTTTTTTACTGTCATTGCTGCGACGCTAGATGCTAGAGATCCTTACACTGCAGGGCACTCTGTCCGTGTAGCTAACTATTCTGTGAAAATAGCAAATGCGGTAGGATGGACAGAAAGAGAACAAGAGCTATTAAAGAAATCCGCATTACTTCATGATATTGGGAAAATAGGAATTAGAGATGAGGTTCTTTTAAAAGAAGGTAAACTAACAGATGAAGAATTTCGCATTATTCAAGAGCACCCTTCCATCGGTGAGTATATTTTGAAACAAGTAAGATTTACAGAGGATTTATCAGCTATTTTGCCAGGGGTTAGAAGTCATCATGAGCGTTTTGATGGAAAAGGATATCCAGACCGTCTCCAAGGTGAAGATATTCCGGTGTTTGGTCGCGTTATGGCTGTCGCTGATGCGTATGATGCCATGACTTCTGATAGACCTTATCGTAAAGGGATGCCAAAAGAGAAAGCTCTTTCTATCATTAGAGAGGGAAGTGGGACGCAATGGGATCCGTTATTTGCTAGAGTGTTTTTAGATATAATGTCTAGCGATGAAGAAACGAAAGTAACGGAGGAATAATGTGAGTAAACAGGAAAATACATGGAAGTTATTTGCAGCCCTATTTGGCCTTAGTGCTATATGGGGTTTATCTTTTGTATTTATAAAAATATTGGGTACGAATGTAGGTGTGGCTGGAGTTGTCTTTTGGAGGTGTCTAGCCGGTGCTTTTGTCTTACTACCATTTATGATCCTCCAACAACGTAAAACAAGAAAGAAGATTCCATGGATTCCATTAATTGTAGTAGGAATCATTAATGTTTGTATTCCTTGGCTGCTAATATCTTGGAGTGAGACGCTTATTCCAAGTAGTACCGCATCCATTTTAAATGCTACTACTCCGTTATGGGCTCTTTTATTGGGAGCTGTCTTTTTTAAGACGAATGCTACTTTCCGTCAATTTATTGGTGTATGTATAGGATTCATTGGAATTGTTATTTTACTAGAATGGCGCATAGATGTATTGTGGACCGGAGCATTTGTTGGTGTTGGCACTATGCTTATCGCTACATTTTGTTATGCTTTAGGTTCTCATTTAACAAAGAGATGGTTAAACGGCGTATCTGTATTAACGACTGCTACGGTCACACTTTTTGTTGGTGCTATCGGTGGAGGTTTATTGGCTGTACGAGAGTCACAAGCCTCATTTCTTACCATTGATTCAATAGAAACTGTTTTAGCAATAATTGGCCTAGGGTGCTTAGGGTCAGGTGTTGCACAGGTCTTATACTATTATATGGTATCGGCTGGATCTGCTCAATTTGCTACAAATGTTACGTATTTAATTCCTGTAACTGCCATTGGATGGGGTGCATTTTTGTTAGATGAAATCATTTCACTATATACCTTAACCGGATTGCTAGTTATTTTAGTGGGAGTTTACCTAGCAAGTGGAAGAAAACTATATGTTCGTCCATCTGTAAGAAAAGGGTGATAGATCCTTTTCTTTTTTTGTTGGGAAAATTATTGTTTTCCGCATTTTACTAGATTTCTTTTTCA is a genomic window containing:
- a CDS encoding DMT family transporter — its product is MSKQENTWKLFAALFGLSAIWGLSFVFIKILGTNVGVAGVVFWRCLAGAFVLLPFMILQQRKTRKKIPWIPLIVVGIINVCIPWLLISWSETLIPSSTASILNATTPLWALLLGAVFFKTNATFRQFIGVCIGFIGIVILLEWRIDVLWTGAFVGVGTMLIATFCYALGSHLTKRWLNGVSVLTTATVTLFVGAIGGGLLAVRESQASFLTIDSIETVLAIIGLGCLGSGVAQVLYYYMVSAGSAQFATNVTYLIPVTAIGWGAFLLDEIISLYTLTGLLVILVGVYLASGRKLYVRPSVRKG